Proteins encoded by one window of Cuniculiplasma divulgatum:
- the acs gene encoding acetate--CoA ligase yields the protein MTERTENREVLPTEEKYHPSMGSFEKTYRDSIDHPDEFWSKAATILDWDRRWDRVLDESNPPFYKWFVNGKLNVSYNAVDRHLLSHRRNKAAFIWVGENGEEKIITYDGLYRRVNNLAFALQNLGIKKGDRILIYLPMILEAPVAMLAAARIGATFSFVFAGFGASAVAERIEDAKAKMVITADGGYRNGKIVELKKIIDEALEQTSTVSNVIVVRRTGHNVSMQEDRDIWYHDVVRDGMNYVKPVEMDSNDPLYILYTSGTTGKPKGVVHGNGGYAVWVANTMKWAFNPDEDDRWWCAADIGWVTGHSYIVFAPLILGLTSVMYEGSITYPEPDRLWEIIERYRVNILYTSPTAIRTLMRFGEKYPKMHDLSTLKTLGTVGEPINPAAWKWYYENIGNSKCPIIDTYWQTETGGFVIAPALGIGLPPLKPGSASFPMPGIDPVILDENGKEVKSGEKGFIAYRKPWPGMFLTLNNDPDRFKSVYFEKFNGKYYCGDYAVKDNEGYYWLLGRADEVLKVSGHRLGTIEIEDALISSREVAEAAAFGKPDETKGESIVTFVVIKDEFKGTPEMISTLRKRIREELGPIYVPDEIHIVNTLPKTRSGKIMRRVVKAVFLGQLPGDISTLESSVSVDEIRTAIETFKKETNK from the coding sequence ATGACAGAAAGAACTGAAAACAGGGAAGTACTTCCAACTGAAGAAAAATACCACCCCAGCATGGGTTCCTTTGAAAAGACTTACAGGGATTCAATAGACCACCCTGATGAATTCTGGTCAAAGGCGGCCACGATACTGGACTGGGATAGGCGCTGGGATAGGGTTCTTGATGAGAGCAATCCACCATTTTACAAATGGTTTGTAAATGGTAAATTGAATGTTTCATATAATGCAGTGGATAGACATTTACTTTCACACAGGAGAAACAAGGCAGCCTTCATTTGGGTTGGTGAGAATGGAGAGGAAAAGATCATAACTTACGATGGACTTTACAGAAGAGTAAATAATCTTGCCTTCGCTCTTCAGAATCTTGGAATAAAGAAGGGAGACAGAATTCTTATTTACCTTCCAATGATTCTTGAAGCTCCAGTTGCAATGCTTGCCGCAGCCAGAATAGGTGCAACATTTTCATTCGTCTTTGCAGGTTTTGGAGCCTCAGCAGTTGCAGAAAGGATTGAGGATGCGAAGGCAAAGATGGTAATAACGGCCGATGGTGGCTACAGGAATGGAAAAATTGTAGAGTTGAAGAAAATTATTGATGAAGCGCTGGAACAGACATCAACTGTATCTAACGTTATTGTTGTAAGAAGAACAGGTCATAACGTATCCATGCAGGAAGACAGGGATATATGGTACCACGATGTGGTAAGAGATGGAATGAATTATGTAAAACCTGTAGAAATGGATTCCAATGATCCACTGTATATTCTTTATACGTCTGGAACAACTGGAAAGCCGAAGGGAGTTGTCCATGGAAATGGCGGATACGCAGTTTGGGTTGCAAACACAATGAAGTGGGCATTTAATCCTGATGAAGATGATAGGTGGTGGTGTGCGGCAGATATAGGATGGGTTACAGGTCACAGTTACATTGTTTTTGCCCCACTTATCCTGGGTCTCACATCAGTGATGTATGAGGGGTCAATAACATATCCAGAACCAGATCGTCTCTGGGAAATCATAGAGCGTTACAGGGTGAATATCCTATATACTTCACCTACAGCAATCAGAACTCTAATGCGTTTTGGAGAGAAGTATCCAAAGATGCATGATTTGTCAACACTCAAAACTCTTGGAACAGTTGGAGAACCAATAAATCCTGCTGCATGGAAATGGTACTATGAAAACATAGGTAATTCAAAGTGCCCAATTATTGACACCTACTGGCAGACCGAAACAGGAGGCTTTGTAATTGCGCCTGCCCTGGGAATAGGATTGCCACCTCTAAAACCTGGATCTGCATCTTTTCCAATGCCCGGTATTGATCCGGTAATTCTGGACGAAAATGGAAAGGAAGTAAAAAGCGGAGAAAAAGGATTCATAGCCTACAGAAAGCCATGGCCGGGAATGTTTCTAACCCTGAATAATGATCCAGATAGGTTCAAGAGTGTTTATTTTGAGAAGTTCAACGGGAAGTATTACTGTGGCGATTATGCTGTTAAAGATAATGAAGGATATTACTGGCTGCTTGGAAGAGCAGATGAAGTTCTCAAGGTTTCAGGCCATAGACTTGGTACCATAGAAATAGAGGATGCACTTATTTCCTCGAGGGAAGTGGCTGAAGCTGCGGCATTTGGAAAGCCCGATGAAACGAAGGGTGAAAGCATAGTAACCTTTGTGGTCATTAAGGATGAGTTTAAGGGAACCCCAGAAATGATATCAACACTTAGGAAGAGGATCAGGGAGGAACTTGGTCCAATATATGTTCCTGATGAAATACACATAGTAAACACTCTTCCTAAAACTAGAAGTGGAAAGATCATGAGAAGGGTAGTTAAGGCAGTATTTCTGGGTCAACTTCCTGGAGACATCAGTACTTTGGAGAGTTCCGTATCTGTTGATGAGATCAGGACCGCCATAGAAACGTTCAAAAAAGAAACAAACAAATAA
- a CDS encoding YrhK family protein, giving the protein MAQLLHEGDYNSGISWRQFIMAYEFVSDENSADVISDLKKHNKLEDFSENDSFIYFPSSDVEIKDEDLKVLLSKIANLHPAIDISMAFRLEPSLVDLILSSNLYSGDSNWDDLNRALIPIILSPRFLNDRRTQIFIDELLRNSKENFNFKKYETKRWFIELAFMIKRGLYGNGGYSYVSGISDARRTALINGSYDLLVSGGLYELILRFRSIVTESEFGYRMKKFQKLEKISTRISHIYSYLSIGNDILIGIEFLLGSFEFLPRTIFPSANEVIGVYLFIAGSAELLIRPMIEITRRIHLRIINGSDL; this is encoded by the coding sequence ATGGCGCAGCTTCTACACGAGGGAGATTATAATTCGGGAATATCCTGGAGACAGTTTATAATGGCCTATGAATTTGTAAGTGATGAGAATTCAGCGGATGTGATATCTGATCTAAAGAAGCATAATAAATTGGAGGATTTTAGTGAAAATGATTCGTTTATTTACTTTCCATCTTCAGACGTTGAAATAAAAGATGAAGATCTTAAAGTGCTTCTTTCAAAGATTGCAAACCTCCATCCTGCTATTGATATTTCAATGGCCTTTAGGCTTGAACCATCCCTTGTTGATCTAATTTTGTCCTCGAATTTGTATTCTGGCGATTCTAACTGGGATGATCTGAATAGGGCACTTATTCCAATAATTCTATCTCCTCGCTTCTTAAATGATAGAAGGACTCAAATTTTTATTGACGAGCTCTTAAGAAACAGCAAAGAGAATTTTAATTTTAAGAAATATGAGACTAAGAGGTGGTTCATAGAACTTGCATTCATGATTAAGCGTGGTCTCTATGGTAATGGTGGTTATTCATATGTTTCAGGTATAAGCGACGCGAGAAGGACTGCCCTGATTAATGGGTCATATGATTTACTGGTTTCTGGAGGGCTGTATGAACTGATACTGAGGTTCAGATCGATAGTAACTGAAAGTGAATTCGGTTATAGAATGAAGAAATTCCAAAAGCTTGAGAAAATATCTACAAGGATTTCCCACATTTATTCTTATCTTTCCATAGGAAACGATATTCTAATTGGAATCGAATTCCTTCTTGGAAGTTTTGAATTTCTTCCAAGGACCATATTTCCCTCGGCCAATGAGGTGATCGGTGTGTATCTTTTCATAGCAGGTAGTGCAGAATTATTAATTCGTCCCATGATTGAAATAACAAGAAGAATACATCTGAGGATAATTAATGGATCTGATTTATGA
- a CDS encoding OFA family MFS transporter has translation MKKGFLVIGILIMSMNSLYQYSWNVFEPLLKTGLGVTLIQVQVGFSLFAIFSTGFQGVGGYFADKNGPRNIGIISSILSAAGFLGTSVSGNLTMFYIFWSLGSIGEGILYGIATNLAVKWFKENRGLAVGFVSFGFGLGAAVANIFLLKATSFREPMLIIGLTELILFPILLSKVRYPEKQVTGDRPSRNLRNRRFWILYVSFVLGAVPLIVISSSLGILGKRIPILEFTILVSLFPLLSGISRPILGFFSDRIGRIRMVSIIDIFLIIGSLLLLNGYLLESIVLIGFFGGSMISQYMSLIGDIFGTKFSTSNNGVFYTGKAISGFIGSAFFSALFIVNETESLQFILICVVVALGFLLLSTYEKGRPGKGTIDQEMDLK, from the coding sequence ATGAAAAAAGGGTTCCTGGTAATCGGAATTCTAATAATGTCAATGAATTCCTTATACCAGTATTCCTGGAATGTTTTTGAACCACTACTAAAAACAGGACTTGGAGTCACTCTTATACAGGTACAGGTTGGATTTTCTCTTTTCGCAATATTTTCTACAGGATTTCAGGGAGTTGGTGGTTATTTTGCGGATAAGAACGGCCCGAGAAACATCGGCATAATTTCATCAATTCTATCGGCTGCTGGTTTCCTTGGAACTTCAGTAAGCGGCAATCTAACAATGTTTTATATATTCTGGTCTCTTGGAAGCATAGGTGAGGGCATTCTATATGGTATTGCAACGAACCTTGCGGTAAAATGGTTTAAGGAAAACCGGGGTCTTGCTGTTGGTTTTGTCTCATTTGGATTTGGGCTTGGGGCAGCTGTGGCCAATATATTCCTCCTGAAAGCAACCAGTTTCAGGGAGCCCATGCTCATAATTGGTCTTACGGAACTTATCCTATTTCCCATACTTCTCAGTAAGGTAAGGTACCCAGAAAAACAGGTAACAGGGGATAGGCCATCAAGAAACCTAAGAAACAGGAGATTCTGGATTTTATATGTCTCATTTGTACTTGGGGCTGTGCCACTTATAGTAATATCCTCTTCCCTTGGAATTCTGGGTAAGAGGATACCTATTTTAGAATTTACAATTCTTGTGTCTCTATTTCCCCTACTCAGTGGAATTAGCAGGCCAATTCTTGGCTTCTTTTCAGATCGAATTGGAAGGATCAGGATGGTTTCAATAATCGACATTTTCCTAATAATAGGGTCATTGCTTCTTCTCAATGGCTATCTGCTTGAATCTATAGTACTTATTGGATTCTTTGGAGGGTCAATGATTTCCCAGTATATGTCCTTGATAGGGGATATTTTCGGAACAAAGTTCTCAACCTCAAATAATGGAGTATTCTACACAGGAAAGGCAATTTCTGGATTTATAGGAAGTGCGTTTTTCTCTGCACTATTTATAGTTAATGAGACCGAATCACTTCAGTTTATACTGATATGTGTAGTGGTTGCTCTTGGCTTTCTGCTACTTTCTACCTATGAAAAAGGAAGACCAGGGAAAGGAACCATTGATCAAGAAATGGATTTAAAGTAG
- the dapB gene encoding 4-hydroxy-tetrahydrodipicolinate reductase, with product MEKINVCIAGATGWVGKALTKRILESSDINLSGAVARKASGMDLKSVFPESNTELKFESSIEMALKRETDVLIDYTSPGVVKKHVLYAIDHGVSVVVGTSGLTDEDYREIEQIATEKNVGVFAAGNFAISAALLLHFSSIASRYMQGWEVIDYASWNKIDSPSGTALEIANRLSSIGKPEDIISEEQTTGFKESRGIDIGGTRVHSVRLPGFVIGTDVIFGGDDERLTIKFDAGTKPETYVEGTLMAARYVIHMKGLTRGLDKILFH from the coding sequence ATGGAAAAAATTAATGTGTGCATAGCGGGAGCAACTGGATGGGTTGGAAAGGCACTTACCAAAAGGATTCTTGAATCCAGTGACATCAATCTTTCAGGAGCGGTTGCAAGGAAAGCGTCTGGTATGGATTTGAAAAGTGTTTTTCCTGAGAGTAACACAGAATTAAAATTCGAGTCTTCTATAGAAATGGCTCTTAAAAGAGAAACGGATGTTCTAATTGACTATACATCTCCTGGTGTTGTTAAGAAACATGTGCTCTACGCCATTGATCACGGCGTAAGTGTTGTTGTTGGCACTTCTGGGCTAACCGATGAAGATTACAGAGAAATTGAACAGATTGCAACAGAAAAAAATGTTGGCGTCTTTGCAGCAGGAAATTTTGCCATTTCGGCTGCATTGCTTTTACATTTTTCATCGATTGCATCCAGATATATGCAGGGATGGGAGGTCATAGATTATGCATCGTGGAATAAGATAGACTCACCCAGTGGGACGGCACTGGAGATTGCAAACAGATTGTCTTCAATTGGAAAGCCAGAAGATATAATTTCAGAAGAACAGACGACTGGATTCAAAGAAAGCAGAGGGATAGATATTGGGGGCACCAGAGTACACTCTGTAAGACTGCCAGGATTCGTCATCGGTACAGATGTGATATTTGGAGGTGATGATGAGAGGTTAACCATAAAATTTGACGCCGGGACCAAGCCAGAAACCTATGTTGAGGGTACCTTAATGGCAGCAAGATATGTTATACATATGAAAGGATTGACCAGAGGTCTGGATAAGATTCTTTTTCATTAG